A genome region from Eremothecium gossypii ATCC 10895 chromosome VII, complete sequence includes the following:
- the QCR10 gene encoding ubiquinol--cytochrome-c reductase subunit 10 (Syntenic homolog of Saccharomyces cerevisiae YHR001W-A (QCR10); 1-intron), translating to MVAVCCYFSKLSAKPAMRFGRAPMSTFISYLPNLALWGGAYVAGLAVFTEAWPTFQDAFYKKLPVMGSHWQKTIPPEDSPI from the exons ATGGTTGCCGTATGTTGC TACTTTTCCAAGTTGTCTGCTAAGCCAGCTATGCGTTTTGGCAGAGCCCCAATGTCCACTTTCATTAGCTACTTGCCTAACTTGGCGCTTTGGGGCGGTGCGTACGTTGCCGGCCTAGCTGTTTTTACCGAGGCATGGCCCACCTTTCAGGACGCCTTCTACAAGAAGCTTCCAGTGATGGGCAGTCATTGGCAAAAGACCATTCCCCCAGAGGACTCTCCTATCTAA
- a CDS encoding AGL058Cp (NOHBY706; No homolog in Saccharomyces cerevisiae; Syntenic homolog of Kluyveromyces lactis KLLA0E13926g), translated as MDLPTTPTSTASSSPDSSSIQLGENRLQKVITPTQTLQRSISAASESRPHTTNGSYWKEKALGRLKRPSILSPKMKRFRRVRASSAPSSRESQQKSPPDTFPRKNSTPSSMAELSLRKPVSELSSMPFGGDPSLAQEPDIIEQIKWRKNAAYQNKLKEIAANSPVHLLYQSWKETRGYSNSVSVFWNHMKFYFKTQFDKDDYVPFNPDTYTISEEYEDISKFECFGRAVSLDMKELTPDWRKFLPSPPTSSGSKETKPEGAAKVAFGPRQEFEVQEFDSEAPATSCSRGGVERPSTSMKGSLKPPSRHTLEDEKFCYRQTTEAVAYPNDCIRGLIYKLYNVVGYDTELADVNDLAFNLEVLVACIASNNKKVMRRLLDKNKETAFLRNSIRDLCYQINEMQITIEELDFKVSQLDEKLNSEREVLKRKAKAQKEELAYYRNFYDKRFTALFNEQSSLINDMNKFFKESNYPTWNSDTQSVIRSFATTIDSRIGEFGIFHAMNRELISENERLRKELNIYKDSPYLEKECQRLVQTIEEKNETVAQLMKIKENYRDLLVKKAAMQKELGVLRDHAEELERQMSSMEDAHRKQVRELSKLPLKQRRKTLGFFNEKLYQEEIHSLELQLEEAHDKLLISAEEISELHEKIAHIESEKNAIIDEKKDIVESLMSAKAEFQQREQEHLTATEQLETESEIKNRVLTKCLHIINRYQFELQSSNCEKKRDKFRTAFHYITRRQKDLKEISDWIETEVMKQLTSRPASQKAEEEDPNTLSTPGNSPYRTQSSSIYSTMQEVNTLATPVPIQPFSPAPLLLTNFNAHMTKEKDVAIGPPPSPHADHDYSSDETVALVPDEPSPVDDTPGLESAENHESATVDTERPESVSRLPMDFRYGLDGLGAQRMSQLMKGRPRTESTEELDSTNHASLKISENSGTMWSNIDKSHEYKDADKEKEKVTPTRFIELISSDDESF; from the coding sequence ATGGATCTACCAACTACTCCGACCTCTACTGCTTCTTCCTCTCCCGATTCGTCCTCCATCCAGTTGGGAGAGAATCGGTTACAAAAAGTGATAACGCCTACTCAGACATTGCAACGTTCAATATCTGCTGCTAGTGAAAGTAGGCCTCACACTACTAACGGCAGCTATTGGAAGGAGAAGGCCTTGGGTCGGTTGAAGCGGCCTTCGATCTTATCGCCAAAGATGAAGCGCTTTCGGCGTGTACGGGCATCGTCAGCGCCCTCATCAAGAGAGTCGCAACAAAAAAGCCCTCCAGACACTTTCCCGCGGAAGAATAGCACACCAAGTAGCATGGCAGAGCTATCTTTGCGGAAGCCAGTGAGTGAGCTCTCATCGATGCCATTTGGTGGAGACCCCTCTCTTGCACAGGAACCGGACATTATCGAACAGATTAAATGGCGAAAGAATGCAGCGTACCAGAACAAGTTGAAGGAGATAGCCGCCAACTCGCCAGTGCATTTGTTGTACCAGTCGTGGAAAGAAACCAGGGGATACTCAAACTCAGTTTCTGTGTTTTGGAACCACATGAAGTTTTACTTCAAGACACAATTCGACAAGGATGACTACGTACCGTTCAACCCTGACACTTATACAATATCAGAGGAGTACGAGGATATATCGAAATTCGAATGCTTTGGGCGTGCAGTGTCACTCGATATGAAGGAACTTACCCCAGATTGGAGAAAATTCCTACCATCACCGCCCACAAGTTCTGGCAGTAAAGAAACAAAACCTGAAGGCGCAGCTAAAGTTGCGTTCGGTCCACGACAAGAGTTTGAAGTGCAAGAGTTTGATTCAGAAGCTCCGGCTACATCCTGCTCCCGCGGAGGGGTAGAAAGACCCAGTACTTCGATGAAGGGTTCCTTAAAGCCGCCTTCAAGACATACCCTTGAAGATGAAAAGTTCTGCTATAGGCAGACTACAGAAGCTGTGGCTTACCCCAATGATTGCATTCGAGGTTTAATCTATAAGCTCTACAATGTAGTGGGCTACGACACAGAATTGGCTGACGTGAACGATCTTGCATTTAACTTAGAAGTCCTAGTAGCATGCATTGCCAGCAATAATAAAAAGGTTATGCGACGCTTACTGGATAAGAACAAAGAGACAGCCTTCTTAAGGAATAGTATCCGTGATCTGTGCTACCAAATAAACGAGATGCAAATTACCATAGAAGAATTGGATTTCAAAGTGTCTCAGTTGGATGAGAAACTAAATTCGGAGAGAGAGGTACTGAAACGGAAAGCGAAAGCACAGAAGGAAGAGCTTGCGTATTACAGGAACTTTTATGACAAGAGGTTCACAGCATTATTCAACGAACAATCTAGCCTAATTAACGATATGAACAAGTTTTTTAAGGAGTCGAACTATCCTACCTGGAACAGCGACACACAGTCAGTCATACGATCCTTTGCTACCACAATTGATTCAAGAATTGGAGAGTTTGGTATATTCCATGCCATGAACAGAGAGTTAATAAGTGAGAATGAACGCTTGAGGAAGGAACTTAATATTTACAAGGACTCTCCATATTTGGAAAAGGAATGTCAGCGGCTAGTTCAAACTATTGAAGAAAAGAATGAGACCGTGGCACAGCTCATGAAGATCAAGGAGAATTACAGAGATCTGCTTGTCAAGAAAGCTGCAATGCAGAAAGAGTTAGGGGTATTAAGAGACCATGCCGAGGAACTTGAACGCCAAATGAGTTCGATGGAAGATGCCCACAGGAAGCAAGTCCGAGAACTTTCCAAGCTTCCGTTAAAACAACGCCGGAAAACTCTAGGTTTCTTTAATGAAAAGCTATACCAAGAAGAGATCCATAGTTTAGAACTTCAATTAGAGGAAGCGCATGACAAACTCCTAATTTCTGCGGAGGAAATATCAGAGTTGCACGAAAAGATTGCACATATAGAGTCTGAGAAGAACGCGATAATAGACGAAAAGAAGGATATTGTTGAGAGCCTTATGAGTGCAAAGGCTGAATTTCAACAACGAGAACAGGAACATTTGACGGCTACAGAACAATTGGAGACTGAGTCTGAAATCAAAAACCGCGTTCTAACCAAGTGCTTGCATATAATCAACAGGTACCAATTTGAGCTTCAATCCTCGAACTGTGAGAAAAAGCGCGACAAGTTCCGTACTGCCTTTCATTATATTACTAGGAGACAGAAGGATTTGAAGGAAATATCTGACTGGATTGAAACCGAAGTAATGAAGCAGCTAACCTCTAGACCGGCGAGCCAAAAGGCCGAGGAAGAGGACCCAAATACGCTCTCAACACCTGGAAATTCTCCGTACAGGACCCAGAGCTCTTCTATTTATTCCACCATGCAGGAAGTGAACACTCTAGCAACCCCAGTCCCAATTCAGCCTTTCTCTCCTGCCCCATTACTTCTAACAAACTTCAACGCACATATGACCAAAGAGAAGGATGTTGCAATTGGTCCGCCACCATCACCACATGCAGATCACGATTACTCCTCGGACGAAACGGTGGCCTTGGTGCCTGATGAACCATCCCCTGTCGATGACACACCCGGCCTTGAGTCCGCTGAAAACCACGAAAGCGCAACTGTGGACACCGAACGCCCGGAATCAGTATCAAGGCTCCCAATGGATTTTAGGTATGGCCTTGACGGCCTTGGCGCCCAGAGAATGAGCCAGCTAATGAAGGGCAGGCCGAGAACGGAATCCACCGAAGAGCTCGATTCTACCAACCATGCTTCCTTGAAGATATCCGAGAATTCCGGAACGATGTGGAGCAACATTGACAAATCCCATGAATACAAAGATGCCGACAAGGAGAAGGAAAAAGTCACCCCTACTCGTTTCATCGAACTAATCTCATCCGACGATGAGTCCTTCTAA